Genomic segment of Nitrospiria bacterium:
CCGGAACGGACTTCACCGGATCTTCACCCAGGATGATTACCTTGGACTGGCCAAACTCAAACGTCATCTGGCGCCGGAACTCCTGACCGCGGAGGAAGCCGATCGACTCGACCGGGGTCTGTTCCTGCAGCATGAAGCCGTCGCCGTCCGAAATTTCTGTGTGCGGTGGTTGAAACAGTTGGTGAGCAAATAGGAACCGATCGGGAGAAGGGCGGCCCATCGATGTCGCAACGTACGATTCTCATCGTTACCGGAGAGGCCTCGGGCGATCTGCACGGCGCGGAACTGGCGCGAGCCCTTCTTCAACAACAACCGGATTTACGCCTCCTCGGCATGGGAGGAGCCCGGATGAAGGTGGCCGGGGTGGAACTCATTTTCGACAACCGGCAACTGGGTGTGATGGGTCTGATCGAGGTCCTTCAGAGATGGCGGTCGGTTCTCCGGGCCTTCAAGACGGTCGAGGAGGTTCTTTTGCATCGGGGCGTCGATCTGGTCGTCCTGATCGATTCCCCGGATTTCAATCTACGGGTCGCCCGGTTGGCCAAGCGGATGAAAATTCCGGCCGTCTACTACATCGGTCCCAAGGTATGGGCTTGGAGGGCGGGTCGTCTCAAAACGGTCAAAAAATGGGTCGACCGGATGTTGGTGATTTTTCCGTTTGAAGAGCCCTTGTACCGGGATGCCGGGGTGCCCTGCGAATTTGTCGGCCATCCGCTGTTGGATGAAATTCCCAACACCCTCGACCGCCACGGCTTGCGTCGCCGGTACGAAATTCCGGATGACGCCGTGGTCGTGGCCCTGTTGCCCGGCAGCCGCTGGATGGAAATCAATCGCCTCCTGGACGTCATGACGGAGGCCCTTCGGCGGGTCCGAGAGGATCTGCCGTCGGTGGTCGGGATCATGCCGGTGGCGTCGTCCTTATCGATGGCCGAAATTCGTCAGAAGCTGTCCGCACGAGCCGACGACCTGAGGCTGGTGGCCGGGGATGCCCCCCAGGTCCTCGCCTGTTCCGATTTTGCGGTCGTCGCCTCCGGGACCGCGACCCTCGAAGCGGCCATTGTGGGAACCCCGATGGTCGTTGTGTATA
This window contains:
- the lpxB gene encoding lipid-A-disaccharide synthase — protein: MSQRTILIVTGEASGDLHGAELARALLQQQPDLRLLGMGGARMKVAGVELIFDNRQLGVMGLIEVLQRWRSVLRAFKTVEEVLLHRGVDLVVLIDSPDFNLRVARLAKRMKIPAVYYIGPKVWAWRAGRLKTVKKWVDRMLVIFPFEEPLYRDAGVPCEFVGHPLLDEIPNTLDRHGLRRRYEIPDDAVVVALLPGSRWMEINRLLDVMTEALRRVREDLPSVVGIMPVASSLSMAEIRQKLSARADDLRLVAGDAPQVLACSDFAVVASGTATLEAAIVGTPMVVVYKVTPLTMLLARLLVKIRSSGLVNILAGRVVAPELLQSNATPQKIAAVVLDHLRNPDKMQEQKKSLEEVREKLGLPGAAHRAAAGILKILSQTARTVTV